The DNA sequence AATCtatctattatctattatatCATAATTCCTGAACGATGCCCAGTCACAAAGTCCACGTAATTCGTTAAATGACACGTCATAAAGCCACGTATTTTTTAATGCCACATCAGCAGTGCCATCTAATCAACTGATTAATAAATGTTAAGTTTCAAACAGTCCCACAAATCATGCATGAATTCTtacttttgattttatttgtcttaattatcaaatcagcGTTGATTGTCAGCTCTGATTATCAGTTTAATTCTCTATTAAAGACATCTTTAATATGACATCTTTTTGAAaatcaccacatctttttgAAAACCACCATATTAATATGTCAGCGTTGACATCACCAGCACCATCTAATCAACTGATTTATATAAGTCAAGTTTTAGACAGTCCCACAAATTATGCAAGCATTCttgcttttaattttaattgtcttaaataaaaatcattccTTCCTAATTTttagcatatttttttaaatgtagttATTGACTTCCTCTATCTCTAATTTATGAAGAAAAGACTTCTTAAGTACTCTCCAAGATATGAAACTAATCATcattaattatttctaaattcgaaatcaaatcaattcttatcatttattttaaaatttcaaattcatcTTACCATTTATGGGAAGACTTCCTAAGCACTCTGAAGATTTTATTGTACGATGttggatgaaaaattaaaaatttaaatatataattatctctTAAATTGCTGATTgccttttcttaaaatatttaaaattaaaatttatgtaaaaaaatttcaaacaataattttcttatctttatacatttaatttattcacaactacatgtatattttgtatatttaaaaatacacgTAATTCGTAAAATGACACGTCATAAaaccacatattttaattatgtcaCATAAGCAGCGCCATCTAATCAACTGATTTATATAAGTCAAGTTTTAGAAAGTCCCACAAATTATGCATGCATTCttacttttcattttaattgtcttaaataaaaatcatttcCTTCCTAATTTTtagcatattttttaaatgtagttATTGACTTCCTCTATCTCTAATTTATGAATGAAAAGACTTCTCAAATACTCTCCAAGATATGAAACTAATCATcattaattatttctaaattcaaaatcaaatcaattcttattatttattttaaaaattcaaattcatcttACCATTTATGGGAAGACTTCTTAAGCGCTCTCAAGACTTTATTGTACGATGttgcatgaaaaattaaaaatttaaaaatataattatctctCAAATTGCTGATTgccttttcttaaaatatttaaaattaagatgtatttaaaaaatttcaaacaatatttttcttatctttatacatttaatttattcacaactacatgtatattttgtatattaacctatttttaattgtaattgtTAGCTTATTATCTATTTCGAATTAAACATGGAAAGACTTCCTAAGCACTTACAAGATTTTTTGTATGATACtgcattaaaaattcaatatgtTGGAATAGTGATTACTACCTCTTAAACTGCTAATcgtcttttcttaaaatatttaaaaataaagtagtgttaaaatattttcataagattatacaaaaaagaataagGTATTGATGCACCattaaatatgttatactttaaaaaattatgatacgaCTATTGTGTTGTTAAATTCATTTATGTGTTattgttttcttcattattttattttttttcaattttaataaagtaattcttatatataaaaaatttgagatacgtcattatatatgttttactctctaattttttattttaaaataaatataaaattagttcaaatttatatatcagagCAGTAACATAGCGTCGTAATGGTAAGATGTGTGAAGCAgcatttagttgatatttaagCATGCTCAATCAGCTGCATAATCGgtgttttttaaatatttaattggtttgaattttttttaattttgtttgaagaataatatcttttttGGATCAGAAATTGTAAGCAATTTAGAAGGCATATGTAGGTCTGCTTGATTATATGCATGATTGGTGCTTCAGAATGGGAAGCGAGTGAATTTCATTTGTTTCTTTCCATTACCAtctaaaaatttgaattcaaagTAAGTATTGCAAAATTGAAATCATATTGGTTGTCTCTCTTCAATTTGATATTCAAATTTCCTTGATTATAGCTTTCGTTGAACAATAGTATGACAAGATTCAAaacaatgattttatttatggtaatttgtttgattgatttcatatctatttatatgtatatgtctatatatctatatatttggtAGAGAGTGGGTATATATATAACCGTTATCAAGACTACATGCttatatctttgattgtttgtattcatctttgttttcctttttctttttcttttttgactttatagtttgagattttcattcttttttctATATCTGTAAGcaattcttttaaattttcaaacatgtttttaatttacaaGATATATGGATGTGAATGTTAATGGAATCTCTTTTTACAATTTGTAGCTATCAAAGGCCGAGGAAACTACATTACAATGAAGAAAGCATGGCTGAGACAAGTTGTGGGACTCAAATAACCTAAAGGCATCGTATTTCCTACTACATTCAACTGATTTTTGGTGTTATCATATGTTTTACTGGCGTGATTatcatatttatcatttaattgacactaattattaatttttgtgtatgtgtatataaaatACTTAAATGACCATTTGTCTGGCCGCTCAGTTCCTCTGATTAGCAATGTTATACGCAAAATTATGAAGAATAGCAACTGGGCCGGGTCTACGTGAGTACGTTTATATGGGCCAGGAAAGTCAAGATCAGTCCAGCCCCAAAGCAGCCCTgtcaaaagatagggcgcgccctatcttgaGGCGCGCCCACTTGCCAAGGAAAGTTCATTTTTATCATCATTCCGAAGGGCAGTGAGAGGTACTTCgtgtttagggggacgcccttgagcACAAGTAGATCTCATTGTTGTATTACGaaggccctaccttgtagtctagggagttgtcctccttgggaggtagaggatagaGAAGAAGACACCCTGGAaggtcctatctctgtagtctggcgggttgtccctgtcggggagtaggggagtgtccttgcatttggggtaagcttaaagggctaggcctcatcgtattggaccCCTTccgggaggaagattctagaaggggaggcccagcccacatgggtctcttaggagaaagaactacgtaacggcttgatcccctataaataggggtacgtaggcagattgtaggcatcgatcattcttgagagctattccagttagcaatctagAACCCTTTGCTTGCAATTGCAGCCACCTCCATAACAAACAATCAACCATCTCTTACATTCTCGCCAACAgaaatcttgatccacgccgcgaacctcatctttgttaacctaccagttttctccgttaacaaattggcgctagaaggagggcatAGTTCAAGATTTTCCATCGAGGAGAAAGATGTCGAATCACGGCGAGACAACGCCCGGCGGGAACCAACCCCCCGATCCTAGATCAGGGATAGGCAATAACCCTCCCGTCGACAACACGCCGGTCGGGAACGCCTCCCAGGACAGAGCAATCATCATAACAGACGGAGAGTCGGGCGTTATGAGACGCCCCATCTCCGGCTCGCCGCCGGTATTCATAAGCAACGAGGAGTTACTCAAGGAGCTGCACTACTTGAGAAACGAAGCGAGAGAACAGCAAGCTCTCAGAGAGCGAGTTGCCCAACTGGAGTCCCTTGTTCCCGGAACACATCGTTCCGGGAAGCAGCCCTTTGAAGAGGAAAGTCAGTCAGGCCATCGCGATGATAGAAGGCCTGTGATTGTTCCACGAAACTTATTCGCGTCAGGCGGCCAGACTACTGCCGGAGGAGAGGGCGCCAGGGACGGAGGAAGACCCCCGCAAGATAGACGATCAACCGCACATCTGGAGGAAGCCAGTCGAGATGTTAACGCTCTGGCGGAAAGATACAGAGGAAGAGTCAGTAGGGCGGATCTTTTGGCCCTGATCAAAGATCTTGAAAGCAGACCTGAATATGCGAGTACCGGATCAAGAACGGCAGGCACGGGACGAGAAGGACATAGGAAGGAGATTCCGCATGGATCAGACTCAAGAAGCTATGACCGATCGCAAGAACAAGAACCCCGTGGTTTAGGAGGAAGATCGGAGCGAGACCCGATTGTGCTTGAAGGACGGCAGAGTCAGGGAGGAACGCGCGAGCATGCGACGTCTCCGGGCAACGGAAAGACTCATCATCAGGTTCTTTTCTTGTCTCCTCTTTGTAAATTATCGTAAAAGTTATGTTATATTTCGTTCTGGTAGTAGTAGGATATGTAATAATGAATGGTTAGGCAAATCTTGATCAGACCATTGCCGATCCGCACATTCAAGCCTCGTCTCAGGCCAATGCTCATGCCAATCCGCATATTCAAGCCTCATCCCAGGCCAATGCGCCCCCATCTGCTCAGACTCACGCTAATCAATCCAATCTTCTCGCCACGGCAAATGACCTCATGGCTACCGGAACACTACCATCAATGACTCTGTCACAGCCAAACGTTCAGACCATTCCAGGCATCGGAGCCATTGATGTCAACAGCCTGAGAAAGCTTTTGGCACATTTCGACGGAAGCCAAGCGTCTCTTTCAAGCCAAGCCCTATCACCATTCTCTGCTGAAGTGATAGAGGCTCCGCTGCCAGCCAATTACAGAAACACCACCTCCGATTTAAAGTTTCATGGCAACTCAGATGCTGTAGAGTTTCTTGGAAGGTTCAATGTTGAGATGGGTGTCTACCAGATACCGGATCCTGTCAGGTGTAGACTTCTTGCGGCCACATTCAGAGATAGTGCCTACCAATGGTTCCGGAAGTTGGAACCAGCATCCATCACTACTTGGACAAGCATGCAGACTATGTTCTTGACTCAGTTCCAGGCAACCGTCAAGTATGCTCCACCGGTCACCACTCTggcaaatatcaaacaaaaggaaGGAGAGACTCTTCATGCCTACTTCAAACGCTTCAATGCAGAGTCATCCAATGTTCGGGGGGCAACTGATGAGACACTGAAAAGCTTCTTGGTGGCTGGGCTTCGAGTAGGAACTGATTTTTGGAAGCACTTGCAAGGCAATGATCCCAAGTCTCTGGCAGATTTATATGCAAGGGCTGAGGCATACAAAAATGTTGAACAGTCACTGGCTGAGAGTCGAAAGAATGAGAGAAGCCCTGGTAAGGCTCGACAAAAGAGAAGGGACCGGTCCCCAAGTCCAGAACAAAGGGGGAGGCGACGAAGTCCCAACCGGGTCAACACCATGTATAGAAGGAACTACACACCTCCTCGAGATCATGAAGAAAGGGAAGATCGCTGGACACCGCTTGCCGCGCCAATTGATCACATCTTCGAAGTTAATCGTGACAAGGGACTCTTCCGCAGGCTAGCTCCACTAAATTCTTGGCAAGCCAAGAATAAGGACAAGTACTGTGAGTACCATGAATCAACCGGGCATGATACCCATGAATGTAGACAACTGAAAGAGGAGATCGAGTTGCTAATCAAATAAGGCCAGCTTAATGAATGGATAGTACGAGAAGCCCGGTCCCGACGAGATATTCGAGCCAAGGACAGAAGGGGGCTTGGCTATACTGGCGATCAAGAAAGGGGAAAGCAAGAGGACATCCAATTCGTTAAGGAGGGAAGCATTCATGTCATCTTTGGAGGGCCACATTTGGCCGGTGAAGGGACCAGGGCTATGGAGAGATATGCAAAGGAAGCAAAAGGTAGGCCCCTTACTAATATTCATAATTTGTCATCTAGACCGCCTAAGGTCTTTAGAGGCGAAGCCATTGACATTACCTTTTCAGAAGAAGATGCCAGATGGGTTCACCACCCGCACAATGATGCCCTGGTGATCGCCCTTCGTATTGGTCCAATGAATGTTCATCGTGTGCTCGTtgataacggaagctctgtcaacatTCTTTATTATGGCACTTACCAGAAGCTTGGCCTCCCTGATAAGGATATGAAAGTTGAGGATGTCTATATTTATGGGTTTGGTGGAGAGGCTGTAAAGGTAAAAGGAACAATCCGGCTCCCGGTAACTCTAGGAGAAGGAACATGCTCAGCCACTCAGGTTATGGATTTTATGGTTGTGGATCACGACTCATCACACAATGCCATTATTGGGCGACCGTTACTGAAAGAAATGAGAGTGGTCACATCAATATATCATTTGTCTATGAAATTCCCAACACCTGGGGGGATTGGAGTTGTAAGGGGGTGCCAGTATGACTCCAGAGAGTGTTACCTGCAATCTCTTAAGGGTTTCAAGAAGAGTAGAGCACTGAAAGAACCCCTTGTTGCCAACACTGGTGGGGAGGTCAATATGACTTACTTCGTCCAATTTCCTGAGGAAGGAGATAATCTCGAACAATCAAAAGGGAAAGAACCAATGGATGTAGATTCAGATGCAGAGCTTAAGCCCTGCTCTATATGGGAAAAAGGGGAGACGTCTGGAACAAAAGACGAGTCTGATCTAGACCCAAGGCTGCCCCTAGAGTCAACCAAGACCGGTCCAGCTGAGGATACTGTTGAAATCCAGGTTGGGGAAGCCAAGGAGGCCAAAATATTAAAGATAGGGTCTAAGTTGAAAGGGGAGTTGAAGGCAAGCCTTATCCGTTTCTTGAGAAGCAACTTGGATGTTTTTGCTTGGTGTCATGCCGATATGGTAGGAATCGACCCAGAAGTAATGAGCCACCATTTAAATATCGACCCTACCAAGAAAGGGATGAGACAGAAGAGAAGGCCTGTTAGTGGAGAAAGGGCCCAAGCACTAAAGGAAGAGGTTGACCGGTTGTTGGGTGCTAAGCTGATCAAGGAGTCGTTCTATCCTACATGGCTGGCTAACCCGGTCCTTGTCAAGAAGCCTAATGGGAAGTGGAGAACCTGTGTTGACTTCACAGATCTGAACAAAGCATGCCCAAAGGATAGTTTCCCACTCCCAAGGATAGACCAGTTGGTGGATGCCACAGCTGGACATGCCTTGCTGAGTTTTATGGATGCCTATTCAGGatacaatcagatccccatgcATGAGCCAGATCAAGAACATACCTCATTTATAACAGACAGGGGGTTGTATTGCTATATAGGAATGCCATTCGGGCTAATCAATGCTGGCGCAACTTACCAACGCCTTGTGAACATGATGTTTAAAGACCAGATtggtaagactatggaggtttatgtagatgacatgcTGGTTAAGTCCAAGGAGGCGCAAGATCACATTCGGCACTTGTCTGAAATGTTTGACATACTTAGGAAGTATCgaatgaagttgaatccccagaAGTGTGTATTTGGAGTTGAGTCTGGTAAATTCTTGGGGTTCATGGTAAATCACCGAGGGATCGAAGCTAATCCTGCAAAAATCAAGGCATTACTTGATATGAAGTCCCCTCAGAATGTGAGGCAGGTTCAGAGCCTTACAGGAAGGATAGCGGCATTAAATAGATTTGTGTCTAAGTCCTCAGACAGATGCAAGGAGTTCTTTAAGGCTATCAAGGAGGCTGGGAAAACGTTTGTATGGACGGATGAATGTGAAGAGGCCTTCCAAAAGATAAAGGAACAATTGGGAAAGCCACCTCTCTTGGCCAAGCCGGTAGAAGGGGAAACATTGGTCTTATACCTGGCTGTTTCAAGACACTCGGTCAGCGCCGTTCTTGTAAAGGAGGAGAAGGATGTCCAATTCCCGGTGTATTATGTTAGTAAAAGGCTATTGGATGCTGAGACAAGATACACTAACATGGAAAAGTTGGTATACTCTTTGGTCTTAGCAGCAAGGAAACTTCGTCCATACTTTCAGGCACATAAGATTGAGGTGAGAACTTCATACCCTCTCCGTCAGATTATGCATAAGCCAGAAGCAACGGGAAGATTGATGAAGTGGGCAGTAGAGCTAGGACAGTTTGATTTGGAGTATAAGCCTAGGGCTACTGTCAAGGGTCAAGCTCTGGCTGATTTCTTGCTAGAATTTGAAGATGATAGCCAAGAATGGGCAATAGTGCCATATAGTCCTAACGTTGAGCCCATTGACGGTCTTTTGGTGGAGGATGACACATGGTGGAACTTGCATGTCGATGGAGCTGTCAACTCTGACGGAGCTGGAGTGGGTATAGTTTTGGTTAGTCCCGGGGGGTGTCGATTGTTAAGTGCCATTCACCTAGGGTTCCCTGCAACTAATAATGATGCGGAATATGAAGCTTTAATCAATGGTCTGTCCCTAGCCATAGAGATGAAGGCCAAGAACCTTATCGTGTATAGTGATTCAATGTTGGTGGTTCACCAGGTAAATGGGGGGTTCTTAGCTCGAGGATGGAGGACGAATTTATACATGACCCATACACAAGAGTTAATGAAGAGGTTCAAAGAGGTACATTTGGAAAAGGTTCCTCGCGAGAAAAATGAAGGTGCTGATGCATTAGCCAAGGCCAGTTCTAGAAGGGACACCAAGTTATTAGGAACTATCCAATTCTGTGTTCAGGAGAAGCCCAGTGTGTCAGAAGCACAGAAGGTCACCCGGTTCAGAGAAGATCTGATGGAGGTGGAGGATGGAGTTGTGGATACTTGGATGACCCCTATACTTAAGTTCATCCAGGAGGGTCAGCTCCCGGAAAGTGTAAAGGAAGCCAGAAGTCTCAGATACAAAGCAGctagatttgtaatatatgacgGTGTCTTGTACAAGAGAGGGTTCAACCAGCCGCTGCTGAAGTGCATTGCAGGGGAAGAGTGCAATTATATCTTAAGAGAAGTGCACGAAGGAATATGCggcaatcactcggggggtagttcaCTTGCACTGAAGATCCTTAGGCAAGGATACTACTGGCCAACTATGAGGAGTGAAGCAAGCAAGTTCGTGCAAGCGTGTGACAAGTGCCAGCGATTTGCCACATATTCATCTCGTCCTGCAGCAAGTCTGACTCCGTTACTCAGCCCATGGCCATTCGCTTTGTGGGGGATAGATCTCATTGGAGAGCTTCCAAAAGCCAAAGGAGGAGTCAGGTATGCAGTAGTGGCAGTTGATTACTTTACAAAATGGGCTGAGGTCGCGCCTCTAGCAACCATTACTGCTAAGAAGATAACAAGTTTTGTATTCAATTCAATCGTGTGTAGATTTGGTATCCCGTACAAATTAATATCTGATAATGGGAAACAATTTGATAGCAGAGAATTGAAGAAGTTATGTGATGACTTGAATATAAGGAGGAACTTTGCAGCTGTGTATCATCCACAAAGCAATGGACAGACTGAAGCAATCAACAAGATCATCAAACACACGCTGAAGGCCAAGTTGGAAGAAAAGAAAGGTGATTGGCCGGAGGAGCTTCCAATGGTACTATGGTCATACAATACTACGCCAAGGACGACTACTGGGGAGTCACCGTTTATGTTAACCTATGGCTGTGAAGCAATGGTTCCAGTAGAGGTCGGAGCAGGTTCCTTCAGGAGAGACCACTTCCAGGAAGAGGACAATGTTGTTAATCAGAGGCTACATCTAGATATGTTGGAGGAAGTCAGAAGGGAGTCGCAAGTTAGGTTGGCAGCATACCAACAAAGGACAGCCCGGTTCTACAACAGTCGAGTCAAGCCTAGACCATTTAAAGTGGGAGACTTAGTGTTACGCAAGATGATGCCAGGGATGAAAGTGCCAGGTCACGGAGTATTCGGGGCAAATTGGGAAGGACCCTACCGCATTCGGGCTGAGATCTTTGGAGGAGCATACTACTTGGAAGACATGCAGGGTGAGCCCATCTCCAAGGCATGGAATGTTGAGCATTTGAAGAAGTATTACCAATAAGAGCAATATGGACTCTGCTAATAGGAATAGCATGTAGACCTTAGATGAGGAAGaacaccctgtgtaatcacttTTCAGTATATGATGGCGAAACTCTTTCATTCGTTTTTACTGCCTGCAAACATAGGGCGCGCCCAAACATGGGGCGCGCCTACCTGGTAACGACTTAAAAAATTACTAAGTTATCAAAGACAATAACTCCTCTTAAGAATTCTGATTAAGAGTAAACCCGCGAGAAGAGTAGTAAAGCAAAAAGATCAATATATGTCAGACCGACTGCTCTTTCTGGCTTAAGTGAGATCAAGACTGGGCGCGCCAGGTGATACGGCGCGCCACGTGTTcccttataaatattttataacacaAGCATAATCAGGGAGATTTTCATATACATGGTGAAGTATAAGAGAGATGAACAAGCAAGTAACATCATAAAAGATAATACTTGGCAAAAGCAGTTAATAATTAGGTGCAAGAACAGCAATATGAGGGCGCGCCTCATATTTAAGATCCATCACAGtcaaataaacaaatttaaacaaGTTGCAGGGTTACAGGGACCCGCGCCCAAATGAAAGTTCAGAATAAAACAGAGATAAATATCAAGCCTGATCTTGAGAGGAGTCATGAGGGTTAGGCTGAGATCCAGTTGTATCAGCCGTCTCAACAACTGGAGGATCCTGAGAAGCACCCACGCCTGATTCAATCCTAGGGATAGGATCTTCCAGGGACTCTTGGTGATCCTGGCGCGCCTCAAGTGGGGAGGCCTGTTCTAAGAACTTCCTGGCAGAGTCAGAAGCGGTCTCCAACTCAATCTGCAACCTTTTCTCCTCTATAGCCTTGGCCTCTTCCACTTTGAATTCCTCAATCCAGGTGCGAGTAGAAGGAACAAACTTACTCCAGTCGTAATCTGGATCGACTGCCAAGAAACCCGTGACATAGCTCCTGAAACCATCAGCAAAAGCCTTTTCATAGGACGCGCCCAATTGTTTATTCAGATCTTCGGCTTTACTTTCCAGAGAAACCACCTTTTCACTCGCTACAGTCAAGTCTTGTGCTGTattgttcaattcaatcctcaAATTGTCGGCATCTTTCTTGAGCCTGGCAATGTCCCTCTCTGCATCTGCTTTAAATTGTTCCAGTGAAGACTTGGTTTTCTCAGATGCTTTCAGTTGTTTCTGTAATTTGCTGTTCTCCTCTTCTGCAGCATCTAGGCGCGCCTTAATTTTCTCAGTGTCAGAGGGGTTACAGGtcaagtgaaaaaataattcacCTGCGGCGCGCCTACACGCCTCAGCCGCTTGTTCACCTGTCCTTTGCTGCCAGTTATGGAACCTCCCTGGGCCTAAATACACATCGGCCATCTTGGCAAACCAATCACCTGCAGCCGTGACTGGAGCCTCGTAAGGGAATTCTGAAGTAGTTTCCGTTCCCTTCAACTTCTTATTTTGGACAAGAGCATCCTCCTGGGCCTTTCTTTTTTCCTCCTTCTTCTTGGGAGGAGATCGTTTAAGAGCTGGCTGGCTAACAGAGACTTTACTCGGCTGCTTCAAACCGGACGCGCCCTGTGTCTTGGCGTGCCCTGTGTTGATCCCAAATCCGGCAGGAAGAGACATATCTGAAAATACACAAAAAGAATGTTACAACCAGAGATACAAGCTAAAAACATAGATATGATCAGATGCAACAAGCAAAGcaataataaaaagaacaaGGAATAAGGAAGTAAATGTCAAAAGAAAGGAGGGTGACCATAATCAGGCGCGCCCTGATATTCAGCCTCATCAAGTTCTTCGTCTTCCTCTTCGACTTCAACTTCTTCAATCTCTTTAACCTTCCTCTTTATGGGGCGACCCCCATAGAAGTCCAGATATGGACATATATCTCCCACTGCGTTACTCAGGAAACCATATTCTTTCAAGCGATCAGTAGTGACATGATGATTGATAATCTTCGCCTCATAGGGAAGGTTAATAATATTCTCCGCACGCCTCTTGGCGCGCCCAGTAAGCACTGACTGTTTTCGTTCAGCTAGACATACAAAGAATAGTCTAAGTAAAAGAAAGACAAAAGAGAAATGAAGAAAGGGCGCGCCTAAAGATAAGAAACTTACTAGGAGAAGTATTAAATTGAGTCCTGACTCTCTCTTCTGGCCAGGTATAGAAGAAAGGTTCCTTCCATTTCTTCTCGTTGCTTGTCTTTCCCTCAGACCATCCTGTGGAATTATGAGTCTTCCAAACCACTAAGTAATAATAACCCAGACTGGACGCGCCCAATCTAAAGAAAAAACTTAAGTCCTCCATTGTAGGTGCACGGTTGTTATGATCTTGATAAAGCATAAACAAGGCGATGGCTAACTTCCAGCCATTGGGAGACAATTGGATTGGAGCAATATCAAACCACTCAATTATCGACCTGAAGTATGGATGGAGAGGGGGACCGATGCCTAGCTTTACTAACTTCGGTGTGAGAACCATTCTGGGAATGCGAAGCCTAGGATTGTAGTCAAAGATATGGGGTCTCATCCAGGGATGAGGGCGCGCCCAGATACATCCCTTATCATAATACCTAAGGCACCACTCAATCTCTGCCTTAGAAGCAGTAGAGGACAACCCCACGCATGCTAACTTACCCGCCTTCTTGCGCCGTTTGGCTTTGAGGGTCTCACGTACGTCTCCTTCCTCCTCCCAGTCGAAGTCCAACTCATTATCCGCTATTTGAGGATGAGCGTAGGGGTTAGGAGAAGGGGCTGGAGAAGGAGGGCGCGCCTCATCTGATGAGTCCTCCTCCCTAATAGCATGATAAAAGGTTCTGGCTTCTTCTTCGGCGGCAGCTTCTTCAGAATCCTCATCatattcatcatcatcatctgcgAATCCTTCTGCATCAGCATTATCCAGTTGG is a window from the Daucus carota subsp. sativus chromosome 8, DH1 v3.0, whole genome shotgun sequence genome containing:
- the LOC135148505 gene encoding uncharacterized protein LOC135148505, yielding MSNHGETTPGGNQPPDPRSGIGNNPPVDNTPVGNASQDRAIIITDGESGVMRRPISGSPPVFISNEELLKELHYLRNEAREQQALRERVAQLESLVPGTHRSGKQPFEEESQSGHRDDRRPVIVPRNLFASGGQTTAGGEGARDGGRPPQDRRSTAHLEEASRDVNALAERYRGRVSRADLLALIKDLESRPEYASTGSRTAGTGREGHRKEIPHGSDSRSYDRSQEQEPRGLGGRSERDPIVLEGRQSQGGTREHATSPGNGKTHHQANLDQTIADPHIQASSQANAHANPHIQASSQANAPPSAQTHANQSNLLATANDLMATGTLPSMTLSQPNVQTIPGIGAIDVNSLRKLLAHFDGSQASLSSQALSPFSAEVIEAPLPANYRNTTSDLKFHGNSDAVEFLGRFNVEMGVYQIPDPVRCRLLAATFRDSAYQWFRKLEPASITTWTSMQTMFLTQFQATVKYAPPVTTLANIKQKEGETLHAYFKRFNAESSNVRGATDETLKSFLVAGLRVGTDFWKHLQGNDPKSLADLYARAEAYKNVEQSLAESRKNERSPGKARQKRRDRSPSPEQRGRRRSPNRVNTMYRRNYTPPRDHEEREDRWTPLAAPIDHIFEVNRDKGLFRRLAPLNSWQAKNKDKYLREARSRRDIRAKDRRGLGYTGDQERGKQEDIQFVKEGSIHVIFGGPHLAGEGTRAMERYAKEAKGRPLTNIHNLSSRPPKVFRGEAIDITFSEEDARWVHHPHNDALVIALRIGPMNVHRVLVDNGSSVNILYYGTYQKLGLPDKDMKVEDVYIYGFGGEAVKVKGTIRLPVTLGEGTCSATQVMDFMVVDHDSSHNAIIGRPLLKEMRVVTSIYHLSMKFPTPGGIGVVRGCQYDSRECYLQSLKGFKKSRALKEPLVANTGGEVNMTYFVQFPEEGDNLEQSKGKEPMDVDSDAELKPCSIWEKGETSGTKDESDLDPRLPLESTKTGPAEDTVEIQVGEAKEAKILKIGSKLKGELKASLIRFLRSNLDVFAWCHADMVGIDPEVMSHHLNIDPTKKGMRQKRRPVSGERAQALKEEVDRLLGAKLIKESFYPTWLANPVLVKKPNGKWRTCVDFTDLNKACPKDSFPLPRIDQLVDATAGHALLSFMDAYSGYNQIPMHEPDQEHTSFITDRGLYCYIGMPFGLINAGATYQRLVNMMFKDQIGKTMEVYVDDMLVKSKEAQDHIRHLSEMFDILRKYRMKLNPQKCVFGVESGKFLGFMVNHRGIEANPAKIKALLDMKSPQNVRQVQSLTGRIAALNRFVSKSSDRCKEFFKAIKEAGKTFVWTDECEEAFQKIKEQLGKPPLLAKPVEGETLVLYLAVSRHSVSAVLVKEEKDVQFPVYYVSKRLLDAETRYTNMEKLVYSLVLAARKLRPYFQAHKIEVRTSYPLRQIMHKPEATGRLMKWAVELGQFDLEYKPRATVKGQALADFLLEFEDDSQEWAIVPYSPNVEPIDGLLVEDDTWWNLHVDGAVNSDGAGVGIVLVSPGGCRLLSAIHLGFPATNNDAEYEALINGLSLAIEMKAKNLIVYSDSMLVVHQVNGGFLARGWRTNLYMTHTQELMKRFKEVHLEKVPREKNEGADALAKASSRRDTKLLGTIQFCVQEKPSVSEAQKVTRFREDLMEVEDGVVDTWMTPILKFIQEGQLPESVKEARSLRYKAARFVIYDGVLYKRGFNQPLLKCIAGEECNYILREVHEGICGNHSGGSSLALKILRQGYYWPTMRSEASKFVQACDKCQRFATYSSRPAASLTPLLSPWPFALWGIDLIGELPKAKGGVRELKKLCDDLNIRRNFAAVYHPQSNGQTEAINKIIKHTLKAKLEEKKGDWPEELPMVLWSYNTTPRTTTGESPFMLTYGCEAMVPVEVGAGSFRRDHFQEEDNVVNQRLHLDMLEEVRRESQVRLAAYQQRTARFYNSRVKPRPFKVGDLVLRKMMPGMKVPGHGVFGANWEGPYRIRAEIFGGAYYLEDMQGEPISKAWNVEHLKKYYQ